From a single Drosophila sulfurigaster albostrigata strain 15112-1811.04 chromosome 3, ASM2355843v2, whole genome shotgun sequence genomic region:
- the LOC133845171 gene encoding fibrinogen-like protein A, translating to MTAKMKFFIYILFLKCFTLSLSTETEDNKVLNNLLESKLINIIDLQGILGALELNATYKNIKTLNIGSKANDNSNVLGLLQKPNFNVEEQMQRPDYKEKKPFQTEKALSTDETAIAVKQLKAQVDNLQLSVLQLQNLVNSNTNNPKSCLTDKGRESNQVIRVPGVDAFRVVCDSCAAGPGWIAIQRRLDGSLDFYRDWNAFRFGFGYFDGEFFLGLEYIHHLTISRPYELYIELIDSENQLYFARYDNFLIGSAEEKFALKSLGTYSGNAGDALSYNLYDKFSTYDSDNDNWLHGNCANYYESGWWFGSDTNSNLNGRYYKWGQRNARGIWWYTLRGYNSLKSVKMLIRPKYTLV from the exons ATGACTGCAAAGATgaaatttttcatatatattctGTTTCTGAAATGCTTTACTCTAAGTTTATCAACCGAAACTGAAGATAATAAAGTT ttgaacAATTTACTTGAATCCAAGCTGATAAATATAATCGATCTTCAGGGTATTCTGGGTGCACTCGAATTGAATGCAACCTATAAGAATATTAAAACACTAAACATtggcagcaaagcaaatgatAACTCAAATGTGTTGGGCTTATTGCAAAAGCCAAATTTCAATGTAGAAGAGCAGATGCAACGTCCAGattacaaagaaaagaaaccgTTCCAAACCGAAAAAGCTCTTTCGACTGATGAAACAGCAATTGCAgttaagcaattaaaagcaCAAGTTGATAATCTGCAACTTTCAGTGTTGCAATTGCAGAATCTAGTGAATTCGAATACGAATAACCCAAAAAGTTGCTTAACTGATAAAGGCAGAGAGAGTAATCAAGTGATAAGAGTTCCCGGCGTAGATGCATTTCGTGTAGTTTGCGATTCTTGTGCCGCTGGACCAGGTTGGATTGCGATACAAAGGCGATTGGATGGCAGCCTGGACTTCTATAGAGATTGGAATGCAtttcgctttggctttggttacTTCGATGGCGAGTTTTTCTTAGGACTTGAATATATACATCATCTGACAATATCGCGACCGTATGAATTGTATATAGAACTAATTGACTCTGAGAATCAGCTGTATTTCGCGCGATACGATAACTTTCTCATTGGCAGCGCAGAGGAGAAATTTGCGCTGAAATCGTTAGGCACCTATAGTGGAAATGCTGGCGATGCTTTGAGTTATAATCTCTATGATAAATTCTCCACTTACGATAGTGATAATGATAATTGGCTCCATGGTAATTGTGCCAACTACTATGAAAGCGGTTGGTGGTTCGGTTCGGATACAAATAG TAATCTTAATGGCCGATATTATAAATGGGGACAAAGAAATGCCAGAGGCATTTGGTGGTATACGCTTAGAGGATACAACTCTTTGAAGTCTGTTAAAATGTTAATCAGACCAAAGTATACTTTAGTCTAA